The Janthinobacterium tructae genome contains the following window.
GGCCGTACTACCCGATCGGCAACTACAGCCCGCAAGGCCGCCAGGGATGGGTAGAATTCAACTACCACTTTGGCTCATGATGTCACGCTATAAACCTACTGCGCAGCCCGCTTTCGGGCATCCGTTGCTCGCTGTACCTTCCGTACAGCTGCGCTACTCAACCCGATATCGGGCTTGCTCGCTACGGTTTCTAGCGCAACATCAGCCGCGGGTAGGCATCTGAAACACGCCGGGACAGCAATCGCTGTCCCGGCTTTTTTGTTTTTAGGCGCGGTTTTCCGATGACCGCCACTCTATAATTGCCCGCTTGTCCCTCTTGATGGAGCTAGCCCGATGCTACGCCATGCCCTGCTGTCCGCTGCCGTGTTTTCCCTGTTTGCCGTCAACGCGCATGCCGCGCGCGATATGCGGCTGTTTTCCCTGAAAACGGCGGCCGAGTACTCAGGTTTCAAGAGTACGGGCCGCTACGAGGAAGTGGAAGCCTTGTGCCGGCGCTTCGAGGAGCACCACCCGAAACAGGTGCGCTGCTTTGAATTTGGCCGCACGCCGGAAAACCGCCCCATGCTGGCGCTGGCCGTTTCCAACTCGGGCGCGCTGACGCCGGACGTGGCCAGGCTGCGCAAGATACCCGTGCTGCTGGTACAGGGCGGCATCCATGCGGGGGAAATCGACGGCAAGGACGCGGGTTTCCTGGCCCTGCGCGAAGTTTTGGAAGGCAAGGCAGCGCCTGGCGCGCTGGACAAGCAGGTGCTGCTGTTCGTGCCCGTGTTCAATGTCGACGGCCATGAGCGCTTCGGTAACTGGAACCGCCCGAATCAGCGCGGTCCCGTGGAAATGGGCTGGCGCAGCACGGCGCAAAACTACAATCTGAACCGTGAATACATGAAGGCCGATACGCCCGAGATGCAGCACATGCTGGCGCTGGTGAACGCCTGGGATCCGCTGGCGTATGTCGACTTGCACGTGACGGACGGCGCGCAGTTTGAACCCGATATCTCGATTCAGGTCGAACCCGTGCATGCGGGCGATGCGGCCTTGCGCGCGGCGGGAACGGCGCTGCGCGACGGCGTGCTGGCCGACCTGGCAAAGCAGGGTTCCGATCCGAAGCCGTTCTACATGTCGTTTGCCGAGGAAGACAATCCGCAGTCGGGTTTTGTCGATTCGACGCCGAACCCGCGCTTTTCGCACGGCTATTTCCTGTTGCGTAACCGTTTCGGCGTGCTGGTGGAAACCCACTCGTGGAAGGACTACGCGACCCGCGTGCGCATCACGCGCAACACCATCGTCTCGCTGCTATCGCAAGTGGCCCAGCATGGAGCGCAGTGGCGGCAAACGGCGCTCGAGGCGGACGCGCGCGCCGCGCAGATGGCCGGCAGCACCTTGCCGCTCACGTATAAAACCACTGAGAAAAGCCGCATGATCGCATTTCGCGGCTATGCCTATACGCGCACGCCGTCCGAAGTGTCAGGCGCGCTGATGACGCGCTATGACGAAAAGACGCCGCAAATCTGGAACGTGCCGCTGCGCGACGAGATCGTGCCTGACCTGCAGGTGGCCGCGCCGAAGGCTGGCTATCTGGTGCCATGCGCGCAGGCGAAGATGGTGGGCGCCAAGTTGCGCCAGCACGGCATCGCCTACAATGAAATGACCGGCTTCCTCTCCCGGCAGAATGTGGAAATCTTCCGCGCCACGCAAGTGAAGTTCGGCGCGCAGTCGTTCGAGGGACGCCAGACGGCGGCGGTACAGGGCGAATGGCAGAAGGCAGTGCGCCTGGTCGACAGCTGCGTGCTGTACGTGCCCGTCAACCAGCCGAAGGCGCGCCTGGTGGTGGCGCTGCTCGAGCCGCGCGCGCCGGACTCGCTACTGGCCTGGGGCAGCTTCAATACGGCGTTCGAGCGCAAGGAATACATGGAGGACTACGTGGCCGAGGATGTGGCGCGCGCGCAACTGGCGGCCGACCCGGCGCTGGCGGCGCAGTTCCGGCAGAAGCTGGCCGACGAACCGGAGTTTGCCAAGAATCCGCATGCGCGCCTGGAGTTTTTCGCCCGCCGCCACGCCTCGTGGGATGAGCGCTTGAACTTGTATCCGGTCATGCGCGTCGACGTGGCGCCCGTCAGTTTCATGGATTGACAAGGCCCATGATGAGCAAAAAGCAGAAAAGAATTCTCCTGTTGAGCGTCTCGGCCGGCGCCGGCCATCTGCGCGCGGCGCAAGCCATCGAGGCGTATGCCACGCAGGATGACGGCGAGGGTAGTGCCGCCATCGCCAGCCACCTCGATGTGATGGATTTCGTCACACCTGCGTTCCGCAAGCTGTACACGGATTTTTACATCAAGCTGGTCAACAAGGCGCCCGCGCTGTGGGGCTATCTGTATCACGCCACCTATGATGCGCCGCGCGACAGCTCGATGCAGCGTTTGCGCCGTGGCATCGAGCGCCTCAACACGCGTGCCCTGATGGCGCAGATCGCCGCCTTCCAGCCCGACGCCATCATCTGCACGCATTTCCTGCCGGCCGAACTGCTGTCGCGCGCGCTGCGCCAGGAACAGCTGGCCTGCCCCGTGTGGGTGCAGGTCACCGACTTCGACTTGCACCGCATGTGGGTGCACGAACGGATGCACGGTTATTTTGCTGCCACCGACGAGGTGGCGTTCCGCATGCGCCACGAAGGCATTCCCGCCGACCGCATCCACGTGACGGGCATCCCCATCATGCCCGCGTTTGCGCAGGTGCCCGAGCGCGTGCAGTGCGCGCAGGCGTTCGGGCTCGATCCACGGCGCACGACGATTCTGCTGATGGGCGGCGGGGCGGGCCTGGGCAGCCTCGATACCGTCGCCGCGCGCCTGCTGGCGCTGGACGGCGACTTCCAGCTGATCGTGCTGGCGGGGAAAAACGCCGCCGCGCTGACGGCGCTGCAGGCACTGGCCGGTCAGTATCCGGGCCGCCTGCTGGCGCAGGGCTTTACCGGCGAAGTGGAGCGCCTGATGGCGTGCGCCGACCTGGTGATCACCAAGCCGGGCGGGCTGACCACCTCGGAATGCCTGGCGCTGGGCTTGCCCATGATCGTCAATGCGCCGATTCCCGGCCAGGAAGAGCGCAACGCCGATTACCTGCTGGAGCAGGGCGTGGCATTGAAAGCGTTTGACGCCGTGACGCTGGAATACCGCGTGCGCCTGTTGCTCGACCATCCGCAGCAGTTGCAAGCCATGCGCGCGAAAGCCCTGGCGCTGGGCCGCCCGCGCGCCGCCCTGGACGTACTGGCGCAGGTGCTGGACGATGGCCGCGCTGGCGCCGTTCTTCGATAACAAGGAAGCCATGATGTTGCATGCAGTACTTTTGACCCTCGCCCTGGGGCTGGCCGCCGCG
Protein-coding sequences here:
- a CDS encoding MGDG synthase family glycosyltransferase; translated protein: MSKKQKRILLLSVSAGAGHLRAAQAIEAYATQDDGEGSAAIASHLDVMDFVTPAFRKLYTDFYIKLVNKAPALWGYLYHATYDAPRDSSMQRLRRGIERLNTRALMAQIAAFQPDAIICTHFLPAELLSRALRQEQLACPVWVQVTDFDLHRMWVHERMHGYFAATDEVAFRMRHEGIPADRIHVTGIPIMPAFAQVPERVQCAQAFGLDPRRTTILLMGGGAGLGSLDTVAARLLALDGDFQLIVLAGKNAAALTALQALAGQYPGRLLAQGFTGEVERLMACADLVITKPGGLTTSECLALGLPMIVNAPIPGQEERNADYLLEQGVALKAFDAVTLEYRVRLLLDHPQQLQAMRAKALALGRPRAALDVLAQVLDDGRAGAVLR
- a CDS encoding M14 family metallopeptidase, yielding MLRHALLSAAVFSLFAVNAHAARDMRLFSLKTAAEYSGFKSTGRYEEVEALCRRFEEHHPKQVRCFEFGRTPENRPMLALAVSNSGALTPDVARLRKIPVLLVQGGIHAGEIDGKDAGFLALREVLEGKAAPGALDKQVLLFVPVFNVDGHERFGNWNRPNQRGPVEMGWRSTAQNYNLNREYMKADTPEMQHMLALVNAWDPLAYVDLHVTDGAQFEPDISIQVEPVHAGDAALRAAGTALRDGVLADLAKQGSDPKPFYMSFAEEDNPQSGFVDSTPNPRFSHGYFLLRNRFGVLVETHSWKDYATRVRITRNTIVSLLSQVAQHGAQWRQTALEADARAAQMAGSTLPLTYKTTEKSRMIAFRGYAYTRTPSEVSGALMTRYDEKTPQIWNVPLRDEIVPDLQVAAPKAGYLVPCAQAKMVGAKLRQHGIAYNEMTGFLSRQNVEIFRATQVKFGAQSFEGRQTAAVQGEWQKAVRLVDSCVLYVPVNQPKARLVVALLEPRAPDSLLAWGSFNTAFERKEYMEDYVAEDVARAQLAADPALAAQFRQKLADEPEFAKNPHARLEFFARRHASWDERLNLYPVMRVDVAPVSFMD